The genomic segment GCCGTCGAGCGAGATGAGCGACGCGATCACGACCGAAACGCCCAGTGCGGCCAGTTCGAGCTCATTGAAGGCCAGCGTCATCGGGTTGCCGAATAGCAGGCTGATGAACACGAGCAGCGGCGCGACAAACAGCGCCACCTGCATGCTGGAACCCATAGAGACGCCGAGCGCAAGCTCCATCTGGTTCTTGACGGCTACCTGAATGGCCACCGCGTGCTCAGCCGCGTTGCCGATGATCGGAATCAGGATGATGCCGACGAACAATTGGGACATTCCGGACGCCTTCAGCAGCGGATCGATGCTGCCGACGAGCGTTTCGCTGAGGAAGGCCATGGCGACGACGCTCAGGATTAACACGATCAGCGCCTTGCGCAAGGTCCATGGTGGTTGTGTCTCTTCCACAATCTCGTCGCCCGGCTGGGCGGTTCCCATCGGTTTTTCGCTTGGCGCAGTCAGCGAGAAGACCAGGCTGAGCGCGTAACCGGCCATCAACGCCACCGCCACGCCCACGTTCATCTCGATGACGGAAAGCTCGCCGTGTAGAACGACGTGCGGGCCAAAGATCGCGGGCACCGCCAAACCAATGACCGCCAGCGTCATCATGGACGCGTTGGTGCTGGCGGTGCGCAGGCTGAAGCGCTGGATGCCGTTCTTCGCTCCGCCCAGCAAAATGGCTGCGCCCAGCACCAGCAGAATGTTGCCAATGATGGAGCCGGTAATGGACGCCTTGACGACCTCGACCAGCCCCTCGCGGAGCGCCACGATAGTGATGATCAGTTCGGCGGCGTTGCCCAGCGTGGCGTTGAGCAGCCCGCCCACGCGCGGACCGGTATGGTGCGCCAGGTTCTCTGTCGCGTCGCCGAGCACTTTCGCGAGCGGAATAATGGCCAGTGCCGACGTAATAAACACGAAAACCGGATCCCAATGAAGCAGCTCGGCGAGGACGACCACCGGAATAAACACGAGCATGCTGTAGATGATGCGAAGCATTGTGAGTTCTCCACGGATTAGGTTGAGAATGCGTGAACCGCTGGGTTTCGGAAAATCCGCTGCGGCAGGTTGCGTGGCACGAGCACCCGGAGTGCTGCCGGCACGCAGTCAAACTGTGCCGGCCCCACGCCGAACGGGTCGCCGTCCAGTTGGACCGGCATCGGGCGTGCAGTGCGCACCTCGATCGTCTGGCCGCGCAGGATCCGTACGCGCGGGTCGGGCCAGACGCCGCGGCGCACATAACCGATGAGATTCCAGGCGGCGGCGAGTAGTCCCGGCCCTTCGATGATCACCACGTCAAGCAATCCGTCGTCGGCGCACGCCTCGCTGGCGAAGCGAATCACGCCGCCGTATAGCTGGGTATTGGCGGCCATGACCGCCCAGATGCGCCGGCGCACCAGCCGCCCAT from the Chloroflexota bacterium genome contains:
- the cax gene encoding calcium/proton exchanger, coding for MLVFIPVVVLAELLHWDPVFVFITSALAIIPLAKVLGDATENLAHHTGPRVGGLLNATLGNAAELIITIVALREGLVEVVKASITGSIIGNILLVLGAAILLGGAKNGIQRFSLRTASTNASMMTLAVIGLAVPAIFGPHVVLHGELSVIEMNVGVAVALMAGYALSLVFSLTAPSEKPMGTAQPGDEIVEETQPPWTLRKALIVLILSVVAMAFLSETLVGSIDPLLKASGMSQLFVGIILIPIIGNAAEHAVAIQVAVKNQMELALGVSMGSSMQVALFVAPLLVFISLLFGNPMTLAFNELELAALGVSVVIASLISLDGESNWLEGALLLIVYIILAFGFFFV